The following proteins are co-located in the Nonlabens ponticola genome:
- a CDS encoding FAD-dependent oxidoreductase, whose protein sequence is MYWTVCPSCKGRGSTRGRIKKKAKLDYQRKLETYLQSNQLGYAPIKPRAILSTCKNCQGSGLVKSGEPTPINNDLPQVAIVGAGIGGTALAVACQHRGIPFTLFERDGSFDERSQGYGLTLQQAHKAMQGFGIEQLENGVVSTRHVVHDTAGNILGEWGLRKWLENNKPAANKNTNIHIARQTLRQSLMDMLDNPEQIKWDHQLTDLQTIENNQIQLSFQHNDTAVSFKADLAVGADGIRSKTRELILGDTIESLRYLECIVMLGICPLENIKDLNHELLDNATVFQTANGHERMYMMPYKQDQIMWQFSYPIDEEAATRLSKAGTTALKKDVLLRTKSWHDPIPQIIEATSETLITGYPVYDRDVLNDYAFAKAENSTLLGDAAHPMSPFKGQGANQALLDALSLARNIYHGCRPQSNWREKGIRKSALMQYEREMIQRSSVKVKESARAARFLHTDEVMKKMDAPRGRAASDS, encoded by the coding sequence ATGTATTGGACTGTTTGCCCAAGCTGCAAGGGCCGCGGCTCAACACGTGGTCGTATTAAGAAAAAAGCAAAACTCGATTACCAGCGAAAACTAGAAACCTACCTGCAATCAAATCAGCTAGGCTATGCGCCTATAAAACCACGAGCTATTTTATCAACTTGCAAAAATTGTCAAGGTTCTGGGCTGGTAAAATCAGGTGAACCTACTCCAATCAATAACGATTTACCGCAGGTGGCTATTGTCGGTGCAGGAATTGGTGGTACGGCACTGGCTGTTGCTTGCCAGCATCGTGGTATCCCATTTACCTTATTTGAGCGCGATGGCAGTTTTGACGAGCGATCGCAAGGTTATGGATTGACGTTGCAACAGGCACACAAGGCGATGCAGGGCTTCGGTATCGAGCAGCTAGAAAATGGCGTGGTAAGTACGAGACATGTGGTTCATGATACTGCTGGTAATATTCTAGGAGAATGGGGTTTGCGAAAATGGCTTGAAAACAATAAGCCAGCAGCCAATAAAAACACCAATATTCATATAGCGCGCCAGACATTACGTCAAAGTCTGATGGATATGCTTGACAATCCAGAACAAATCAAATGGGATCACCAATTGACAGATCTTCAAACCATTGAAAACAATCAGATTCAATTATCCTTTCAGCACAATGATACCGCTGTAAGCTTCAAAGCAGATCTAGCTGTCGGTGCAGATGGCATACGCAGCAAGACACGTGAACTTATCTTGGGCGATACGATAGAATCCTTGAGGTATTTAGAATGTATCGTTATGTTAGGGATATGTCCGTTAGAGAATATTAAAGATCTAAATCATGAATTGCTGGATAACGCTACTGTTTTTCAAACGGCTAATGGTCACGAGCGCATGTACATGATGCCGTACAAGCAAGATCAGATCATGTGGCAATTTAGTTATCCGATTGATGAAGAAGCTGCCACGAGGTTGAGCAAGGCTGGCACTACAGCTCTTAAGAAAGATGTACTGCTACGGACTAAGAGTTGGCACGATCCTATTCCACAAATTATTGAGGCAACTAGTGAGACTTTAATCACTGGTTATCCAGTTTATGATCGTGATGTTTTGAATGATTACGCTTTCGCGAAAGCGGAAAATTCAACATTATTAGGAGATGCTGCTCATCCCATGAGTCCATTCAAGGGTCAAGGCGCTAATCAGGCATTACTGGATGCGTTATCGCTAGCACGAAATATCTATCACGGTTGCAGACCTCAATCCAACTGGCGAGAAAAAGGAATAAGAAAAAGTGCTTTGATGCAGTACGAAAGAGAAATGATCCAGCGCAGCTCAGTCAAGGTAAAAGAATCTGCAAGAGCAGCCAGATTCCTGCATACTGATGAAGTCATGAAAAAAATGGACGCACCACGCGGCAGAGCAGCTAGTGACTCATAA
- a CDS encoding PLP-dependent aminotransferase family protein, with protein sequence MTQHSATDFITKTLENKPQDWLGLTTHRLDIYEEKFAKVQFLEQYEQLFNENNHSTQALAKLPTAYDYIRLGHPLSCVLEWGISQQYKVPADNVISFQSQTVPILAVLRKNLLDNRKTLIVYKDQLPAHFDAETVRKVYGYNFELQQVSNINEVQSFNGNVIYLFESATIGDFELHESIDFYVSTHSSLGSVLLMDNSVSNYVSDVQHVRRRETVAMTPSNSLIALNAFVANASVDLTAHDFENDKRSVLKSVKDITGTSLQPIVGSSGLSVQYAIMMGLIDHAIEHHPNKPIKFVVPPNCYGGTNDQARRVAACLDNVEVVDLPVDGNNDMVRSVDRVLDDLAQQDAIPYIIAEIPTNPRVEVPVLEDLRDALSRKRNTPNNTTAIDPVFILDQTFCPNYEFLGEGKILSEVRTISYASGSKFPSGGRCTAGYAVGNNKVADLMEKLELHLQLCDNEATAQQYEILAEQLPSMNKRIAAAYENTREFVEFIKETLPAAKINFVSEELASHGFTPSVFSMDLPTKGDTAEEREQYKRDLNLKLIHKMIDEIPAESKFCVSYGQLKGCYWTVPATSTQGTTKEGDKDYIVRASLSPDLDLEKHKQVFKDFVEHL encoded by the coding sequence ATGACACAGCACAGCGCTACCGATTTTATTACCAAAACACTGGAAAACAAACCTCAAGACTGGCTAGGATTGACCACACACAGGCTGGATATCTATGAAGAGAAGTTTGCCAAAGTCCAGTTTCTAGAACAATATGAGCAGCTGTTTAATGAAAACAATCATAGCACGCAAGCTCTAGCAAAGTTGCCTACAGCATATGATTACATACGATTGGGTCATCCACTTTCTTGTGTTCTAGAATGGGGAATTTCTCAACAATACAAGGTGCCAGCAGACAATGTCATCAGTTTTCAATCTCAAACGGTTCCCATATTGGCTGTTTTGAGAAAAAATCTTCTTGATAATCGCAAGACCCTTATTGTTTACAAGGACCAGTTACCAGCACATTTTGATGCTGAAACGGTACGCAAGGTCTATGGTTACAACTTTGAACTACAACAGGTGAGCAATATCAACGAGGTTCAATCCTTTAATGGAAATGTTATCTATCTGTTTGAATCTGCTACTATAGGAGATTTTGAACTTCATGAAAGTATTGATTTTTATGTGAGTACACATAGTTCATTGGGTAGTGTTTTGCTCATGGATAACAGCGTGAGTAACTACGTGAGCGACGTCCAGCACGTACGTCGTCGCGAGACGGTAGCAATGACGCCTAGCAATTCACTCATCGCCTTAAATGCATTTGTAGCTAATGCTTCTGTGGATCTAACGGCTCATGATTTTGAGAATGATAAACGCAGTGTGCTCAAATCTGTAAAAGATATTACTGGCACTAGCTTGCAGCCCATCGTTGGTTCCAGCGGTTTGAGCGTGCAGTATGCTATTATGATGGGATTGATCGATCACGCCATTGAGCATCATCCCAATAAGCCTATCAAGTTTGTCGTGCCACCCAATTGCTACGGTGGTACCAATGATCAAGCACGTCGCGTCGCCGCCTGTCTCGATAATGTCGAGGTCGTGGATCTACCAGTTGATGGTAATAACGACATGGTACGCAGCGTGGATCGGGTATTGGACGATTTGGCCCAACAGGACGCTATTCCCTACATCATTGCAGAGATTCCTACCAATCCTCGTGTAGAAGTTCCTGTACTGGAAGATTTACGGGATGCGCTTTCGCGAAAGCGTAACACACCTAATAACACCACTGCTATCGATCCAGTTTTTATCCTAGATCAAACATTTTGTCCTAACTATGAGTTTTTGGGTGAAGGCAAAATTTTATCTGAGGTAAGAACCATATCCTATGCTAGTGGATCCAAGTTTCCTAGCGGCGGTAGATGCACGGCAGGTTATGCGGTAGGGAATAATAAGGTGGCAGACTTGATGGAAAAACTTGAGTTGCACCTGCAATTATGCGATAATGAGGCTACTGCGCAACAGTATGAAATCCTGGCAGAACAGTTGCCGTCAATGAATAAGCGTATCGCTGCAGCTTATGAAAACACTCGAGAATTTGTAGAATTCATCAAGGAAACACTTCCAGCGGCTAAAATCAATTTTGTTAGTGAAGAACTAGCATCGCATGGATTTACACCATCGGTTTTTTCAATGGACTTACCTACTAAGGGTGACACCGCAGAGGAGCGCGAGCAATACAAACGCGATCTCAATCTTAAATTGATACATAAAATGATCGACGAGATTCCAGCAGAAAGTAAGTTTTGTGTCAGTTATGGTCAACTGAAAGGCTGTTACTGGACGGTACCAGCAACGAGCACTCAAGGAACTACTAAAGAAGGTGATAAGGACTATATCGTTCGTGCCTCACTATCACCAGACCTGGATCTTGAGAAACACAAGCAAGTTTTTAAAGATTTTGTTGAACATTTATAA
- a CDS encoding TrkA C-terminal domain-containing protein — protein sequence MIAAVTLFLIVSLSALITKIAAIALTHTGLSTEVAKFQARSAYTGAGYSTAESENIMNHPVRRKIIYNLMLIGNAGIVTAMSSLILTFVLPDTLASRLYGLLIVVTGMAFLFWAIRSKWVDRGLSRIIDRLLKKYTDIEIHDFAAVLHLKDDYKISKATVDTDGWMCHRTLMELNLREEGITILGVDRGDNQYFGSPSGEFKILPHDIVTIYGKADGIKSLYNRKKDHYARLEHDKAVKQEEQRRKEEQNRVKEKETEQSN from the coding sequence ATGATCGCAGCAGTAACCTTATTTCTTATAGTTTCTTTATCGGCATTGATTACCAAAATCGCTGCCATAGCTCTCACGCACACAGGTTTGTCGACTGAGGTTGCAAAGTTTCAGGCAAGGTCTGCCTACACAGGTGCAGGATATAGCACGGCAGAGTCTGAGAATATCATGAACCATCCAGTGCGTCGCAAGATCATCTACAATTTGATGTTGATAGGTAATGCAGGTATCGTCACCGCCATGTCCTCGCTCATATTGACATTTGTCTTGCCCGACACGCTAGCCTCAAGGCTATACGGATTACTCATCGTGGTAACTGGTATGGCATTTTTGTTTTGGGCGATACGCAGTAAATGGGTAGATCGTGGACTTTCTAGAATTATTGACCGACTGCTCAAAAAGTACACTGATATTGAGATCCATGACTTTGCCGCGGTACTTCATCTCAAGGATGACTACAAGATCAGCAAAGCGACTGTCGATACTGATGGCTGGATGTGCCACCGCACCTTGATGGAACTTAATTTGCGAGAAGAAGGAATTACCATTCTGGGCGTTGATCGAGGCGACAATCAGTATTTTGGCTCACCTTCAGGCGAATTCAAGATCTTACCTCACGATATTGTCACCATTTATGGTAAGGCAGATGGTATCAAAAGTCTCTACAATCGCAAGAAAGATCATTACGCCAGATTGGAACACGACAAGGCAGTAAAACAAGAAGAACAACGCAGAAAAGAAGAACAAAATCGTGTTAAGGAAAAGGAAACCGAGCAATCAAATTAA
- a CDS encoding S1/P1 nuclease → MRVLLLSIFLLSTTLSHAYDWGKTGHRATGAIAQKYLNKKARKAVAELLDGESLALVSTYADEIKSDKQYRSYGPWHYVNVPFETTYDKHEPSDRGDLITGIDKCIEILKSDDASKEIKAFHLRLLVHLVGDLHQPMHTGLSEDKGGNDFQVQWYNDGTNLHSVWDTRMIESYGMSYTELADNADRISKKERKAMAAGTHREWMEDSRDLVKDIYRNTNKGDKLGYRYMYDYMDILRDQLQKGGVRLAALLNDVLG, encoded by the coding sequence ATGCGCGTATTACTACTATCCATTTTTTTACTTTCCACTACCCTATCGCATGCCTATGATTGGGGTAAAACGGGCCACAGAGCCACAGGTGCCATTGCCCAAAAATACTTGAACAAAAAAGCACGCAAGGCGGTCGCAGAATTACTGGATGGTGAGTCACTGGCATTAGTTTCCACTTATGCAGACGAGATTAAGAGCGATAAACAGTATAGATCTTACGGTCCATGGCATTATGTAAACGTACCATTTGAGACAACTTATGATAAACACGAGCCAAGTGATCGTGGCGATTTAATTACTGGTATTGACAAATGCATTGAGATATTAAAATCAGACGATGCCAGCAAGGAGATCAAAGCGTTTCACCTGCGATTATTGGTTCATCTTGTAGGTGATTTACACCAGCCTATGCATACAGGATTGAGTGAGGATAAAGGCGGTAATGATTTTCAAGTACAGTGGTATAATGACGGTACTAATTTACATTCCGTTTGGGATACGCGTATGATTGAAAGCTACGGCATGTCTTACACTGAGCTTGCTGACAATGCTGATCGCATCTCAAAAAAAGAGCGCAAAGCAATGGCCGCAGGCACACATCGTGAGTGGATGGAAGACAGCCGCGACCTTGTAAAAGATATTTATAGAAACACAAATAAAGGCGATAAGCTAGGCTACCGTTACATGTACGATTACATGGATATCTTGAGGGATCAATTGCAAAAAGGTGGAGTACGACTGGCTGCGCTGCTTAACGATGTATTAGGCTAA
- a CDS encoding CotH kinase family protein, with protein MLFYRNPYSLSKQLLCFCLVLATQFAFGQEIPVKFQAIELLQIHIQTTDSLEILDDQEYVTATLRLKKDDALIIIDEPLKIRTRGNSTSSFPKRPYQLKFYDKQRMVSMPADKRWVLLANYSDKTMLRNSIGFALGHYSQLDFTPMSKHVELFINNQYQGLYLLAQKVEESKNRVDLSEDGFLIEVELENRIEEDDSCFSTSHETYCIKYPEISKKDNRFAEIKKQVTEIEESIYNFTTDSSGVRSYEKYLDVESVIDWYLINEITKNNDAKFHTSVFMSKAANGKLKLGPVWDFDISMGNIDYNGNMNPEGFWVKKADWFKALFKDPQFAGRVRNRFFEFYDNRNLIFELIDNHAHQLREAQIRDDQQWNIIGTKVWPNYKVFDTYQEEVDYLKDWLETRYQWLDAAYRRL; from the coding sequence ATGCTATTTTACAGAAACCCTTATTCTTTATCTAAGCAGCTATTATGTTTCTGTTTAGTTTTAGCAACTCAATTTGCTTTTGGCCAAGAAATCCCGGTCAAATTTCAAGCAATAGAGCTACTACAAATACATATACAAACAACAGATAGTCTAGAGATACTGGATGATCAAGAATATGTGACAGCCACCCTAAGACTAAAAAAGGACGATGCGCTGATCATTATTGATGAGCCTCTTAAAATAAGAACTCGTGGTAATTCTACCAGTTCGTTTCCTAAACGACCATATCAATTAAAGTTTTACGACAAGCAGCGCATGGTAAGCATGCCAGCAGACAAACGCTGGGTCCTGCTAGCTAATTACTCTGATAAAACAATGCTGCGCAATTCCATAGGATTTGCCTTAGGGCATTATAGTCAACTAGATTTCACTCCTATGAGTAAACACGTAGAGCTGTTTATTAATAACCAATATCAAGGGTTATACCTGCTTGCTCAAAAAGTTGAAGAAAGTAAGAACAGAGTTGACCTGAGTGAAGATGGTTTTCTCATCGAGGTAGAATTAGAAAATCGCATAGAAGAAGATGATAGTTGTTTCTCCACATCACATGAAACCTATTGCATTAAATATCCAGAAATATCAAAAAAAGATAATCGATTTGCTGAAATCAAAAAACAGGTAACTGAGATAGAAGAATCAATCTATAATTTTACTACTGATAGCAGCGGCGTGCGATCCTATGAAAAATATCTTGATGTAGAATCAGTCATCGACTGGTACCTGATCAATGAAATTACTAAAAACAATGACGCTAAATTTCATACCAGTGTCTTTATGAGTAAAGCAGCTAATGGCAAATTGAAACTAGGTCCAGTTTGGGATTTTGACATTAGCATGGGAAATATTGATTACAATGGTAATATGAATCCAGAAGGCTTCTGGGTAAAAAAGGCTGATTGGTTCAAGGCTCTTTTTAAAGACCCACAATTTGCAGGTCGTGTGCGCAATAGGTTCTTTGAATTTTATGACAACAGGAATCTAATTTTTGAATTGATCGACAACCACGCACATCAGTTGAGAGAAGCGCAAATACGCGATGATCAGCAATGGAATATCATAGGAACAAAAGTCTGGCCCAATTACAAAGTCTTTGATACCTATCAAGAAGAAGTCGACTATTTAAAAGACTGGCTAGAAACACGTTATCAATGGCTGGACGCTGCCTATAGGCGACTATAA
- the acs gene encoding acetate--CoA ligase → MSNYHIKGLEEYFQVYRKSVHQPEEFWAEIAQENFLWRKKWDRVLEWDFEKPSIKWFQGAQLNITENCLDRHLYSHGDKTAIIFEPNNPDEDAKHITYKELHQRVCKMALVLKSQGIEKGDRVCIYLPMIPELAISLLACARIGAVHSVVFAGFSSQALQSRINDATCKMVITSDGSYRGAKTIDLKGIVDRSLENTPSVESVIVVKRIASETAMQSGRDYWLHDLLEKETQDDCPIEIMDAEDPLFILYTSGSTGKPKGMLHTTAGYMVYSAYTFKNVFQYEEGDVYWCSADIGWITGHSYIVYGPLANGATTVMYEGVPNHPDWGRFWKIIDKHHVNQFYTAPTAIRALAKESLSHVESHDLSSLKVLATVGEPINEEAWHWYNENIGKKNSPIADTWFQTETGGIMISPIPYATPTIPTFATLPLPGIQPALMDENGQEIKGNQVSGRMTIKFPWPGMARTIYGDHERFKDTYFSAYNNYYFTGDGANRDSTGYYRITGRVDDVIIVSGHNLGTAPIEDAINEHPAVAESAIVGFPHDIKGNSLYGFIILKETGSDRNQENLKKEINQVITERIGPIAKMEKIQFVPGLPKTRSGKIMRRILRKIAANELDQLGDISTLLNPEVVDDVIKNRL, encoded by the coding sequence ATGAGTAATTATCATATCAAGGGTCTAGAGGAATATTTTCAAGTGTACCGTAAATCCGTACATCAACCAGAAGAATTCTGGGCAGAAATTGCCCAAGAGAATTTCTTATGGAGAAAAAAATGGGATCGTGTCCTAGAGTGGGATTTTGAAAAGCCTTCAATTAAATGGTTTCAAGGAGCCCAGCTTAATATCACTGAGAACTGTCTGGACAGGCATCTCTATTCTCACGGCGATAAGACTGCTATCATTTTTGAGCCCAACAATCCAGATGAAGATGCAAAGCATATAACGTATAAGGAGCTACACCAGCGAGTTTGTAAAATGGCTCTTGTTCTCAAGTCTCAAGGAATAGAAAAAGGTGATCGCGTTTGTATTTATCTACCCATGATTCCAGAATTGGCGATTTCTTTGTTAGCCTGCGCGAGAATTGGTGCTGTTCATTCAGTAGTATTTGCTGGTTTTTCTAGTCAGGCGTTACAATCCAGAATCAATGATGCAACTTGTAAAATGGTGATCACCAGCGATGGTTCCTATCGCGGTGCAAAGACGATTGACTTAAAAGGAATCGTAGATAGATCACTAGAAAACACTCCAAGTGTTGAATCAGTCATTGTTGTCAAAAGAATAGCAAGCGAGACTGCAATGCAATCCGGTCGTGATTACTGGTTGCACGATTTATTAGAAAAGGAAACTCAAGATGATTGTCCTATAGAAATCATGGATGCAGAAGATCCACTCTTTATTCTTTATACGTCTGGATCTACTGGCAAACCTAAAGGCATGCTACATACCACGGCTGGCTATATGGTTTATAGCGCCTATACATTTAAGAATGTCTTTCAATATGAAGAAGGTGATGTCTATTGGTGCAGTGCAGATATAGGTTGGATCACCGGTCACAGTTACATTGTTTATGGGCCGTTGGCTAACGGCGCGACGACCGTTATGTATGAAGGCGTGCCCAACCATCCTGATTGGGGTAGATTCTGGAAAATAATTGATAAGCATCACGTTAATCAATTTTATACAGCGCCGACTGCTATTAGAGCATTGGCAAAAGAAAGTTTGTCACACGTCGAGTCGCATGATTTGAGCTCGCTCAAGGTTCTGGCCACCGTTGGTGAACCAATCAATGAAGAAGCCTGGCATTGGTATAACGAGAACATAGGCAAGAAAAACAGCCCAATAGCTGATACCTGGTTTCAAACAGAAACCGGTGGCATCATGATAAGCCCTATTCCTTATGCGACGCCCACAATTCCAACTTTTGCGACCTTGCCGCTGCCAGGTATACAACCTGCGTTGATGGATGAAAACGGTCAGGAAATTAAAGGAAATCAAGTGAGCGGTAGGATGACCATTAAATTTCCATGGCCTGGAATGGCTAGAACTATTTACGGTGATCATGAGCGGTTTAAAGACACTTATTTCTCTGCTTACAACAATTATTACTTCACGGGTGATGGCGCTAACCGTGATAGCACTGGTTACTATCGTATCACGGGTCGTGTGGATGATGTGATTATTGTTTCAGGGCATAATCTAGGAACCGCGCCTATTGAAGATGCCATCAATGAGCATCCAGCTGTTGCAGAGAGTGCGATCGTTGGTTTCCCGCACGACATCAAGGGGAATTCCCTTTATGGATTTATTATACTCAAAGAAACAGGTAGTGATCGCAATCAAGAAAACCTCAAAAAAGAAATCAATCAAGTTATTACTGAACGTATAGGTCCTATCGCCAAGATGGAAAAAATACAGTTCGTTCCTGGTCTCCCTAAAACTAGATCAGGCAAAATCATGAGACGCATTTTACGCAAGATTGCAGCGAATGAGCTAGATCAATTAGGCGATATATCAACGTTGCTCAATCCAGAGGTTGTGGATGATGTTATTAAAAATAGATTGTAG
- a CDS encoding class I SAM-dependent methyltransferase, which translates to MEYKTKSHKYYSNLRPEMQALLPKTARRVLDVGCGAGAMAYQLKERYKLEVWGIEFYEAEALEAQKVLDKAYIGGIEENLEYLPDDYFDAIYLNDVLEHLANPNQVLDGLKSKLNVEGVIISSIPNARYHKVMRQYIFGKDWKYTKAGIMDFTHLRFFTSLSIKRMYKELGYEIQLHKGINKTSSLMPYLLNIPLLGTGGDLFYTQFATVASKAKS; encoded by the coding sequence ATGGAATACAAAACGAAGTCTCACAAATACTACAGCAACTTAAGACCAGAAATGCAAGCCTTATTGCCAAAAACCGCACGTCGTGTATTGGATGTAGGTTGCGGTGCTGGCGCCATGGCATACCAACTTAAGGAAAGATATAAGCTGGAAGTTTGGGGAATTGAGTTTTATGAGGCAGAGGCTCTAGAAGCTCAAAAAGTACTGGACAAAGCTTATATCGGCGGTATTGAAGAGAACCTCGAGTATTTACCTGATGATTATTTTGATGCGATATACTTGAACGATGTACTTGAACATCTCGCTAATCCCAATCAGGTGTTGGATGGATTGAAGTCAAAGTTGAACGTGGAAGGAGTTATCATCAGCTCTATTCCTAATGCGCGATACCATAAAGTGATGAGACAGTACATTTTTGGAAAAGATTGGAAATATACCAAAGCTGGCATCATGGATTTTACGCACCTGCGTTTCTTCACATCGCTTAGTATAAAACGTATGTACAAAGAGTTGGGATATGAGATACAGCTGCATAAAGGCATTAACAAGACTAGTTCACTAATGCCATACCTTCTCAACATACCTTTATTGGGTACTGGTGGCGATCTATTTTATACGCAGTTTGCAACAGTAGCCAGTAAGGCTAAATCTTAA
- a CDS encoding DUF4290 domain-containing protein, with protein MISSLEYNTERNQLNIPEYGRHIQKLVEHCKSLEDPAERNRMANAIVGVMGNLNPHLRDVADFQHKLWDQLFIIADFDLDVDSPFPKPTREELQAQPPRMPYPQKKPRYRFYGNNIQSMINVALSWEKGEKREALTFIIANHMKKSFLNWNKDSVDDAVIFKHLFELSNGEINLAAKDEDLLESKSLIYRNTNTHRSRNNNNNNNRGRSKKGSNRNNNNRRRRN; from the coding sequence TTGATATCATCCCTAGAATATAATACTGAGCGCAATCAGCTCAATATACCTGAATATGGTCGTCACATCCAGAAATTAGTTGAGCACTGCAAGTCTCTAGAGGACCCAGCAGAGCGTAACCGCATGGCTAATGCCATCGTCGGCGTGATGGGAAATTTAAATCCGCATTTGAGAGATGTAGCAGATTTTCAACACAAGCTTTGGGATCAATTATTCATCATCGCAGATTTTGACCTTGATGTTGATTCACCGTTTCCTAAACCTACTAGAGAAGAATTGCAGGCACAACCGCCTAGAATGCCTTATCCACAAAAGAAACCACGTTACCGTTTTTATGGTAACAATATCCAGAGCATGATTAATGTGGCCTTGTCATGGGAAAAAGGTGAGAAGCGCGAGGCACTTACCTTTATCATCGCCAACCACATGAAAAAGTCCTTCCTTAATTGGAATAAGGACAGCGTGGATGATGCAGTAATCTTTAAGCATCTTTTTGAACTAAGTAATGGTGAGATTAATCTCGCTGCCAAAGACGAGGATTTACTAGAATCAAAATCCTTGATTTATCGTAATACCAACACGCACCGCAGTCGTAATAACAATAATAATAACAACCGCGGCAGGTCAAAAAAAGGCAGTAACCGCAACAACAACAATCGCCGCAGACGTAATTAA
- a CDS encoding DUF493 family protein, with amino-acid sequence MNDPSSDEFYIKLKAQLADTSLWPNKYLYKFIVPSDDNKIQQIEDIFDNMGAVITTKQSSKGKYTSVSIVVQMKNPDAVIAKYKEVSVVKGVISL; translated from the coding sequence ATGAACGATCCATCATCAGACGAGTTTTACATCAAGCTTAAAGCACAACTAGCCGATACTAGTTTGTGGCCCAATAAATACCTGTACAAGTTTATCGTACCATCTGACGATAACAAGATCCAACAGATTGAGGATATATTTGATAACATGGGAGCTGTCATTACCACAAAACAGTCGAGTAAAGGAAAATACACCAGTGTTTCCATCGTCGTGCAGATGAAAAATCCTGACGCCGTTATTGCTAAGTATAAGGAAGTAAGTGTTGTAAAAGGCGTTATTTCACTGTAA
- a CDS encoding AAA family ATPase: MQRILLIGGPGTGKSTLINDLENRGFKVHHEISREVTARAQQQGIEQLFLTDPMAFSNQLLAGRIQQFVDAVPGINFYDRGIPDVPAYHKFTGDHIPENYLEASKNYKYDQVFHLAPWEEIYAQDSERYESFSQASAIDKALKNFYRGLGYDLITIPQTTVENRINFILDHVNLEA, translated from the coding sequence ATGCAACGCATACTTCTTATAGGTGGCCCAGGAACTGGTAAATCCACCTTGATCAATGATTTAGAAAATCGAGGCTTCAAAGTGCATCATGAGATTTCTCGTGAAGTTACCGCGCGAGCACAGCAACAAGGAATAGAGCAACTGTTCTTGACAGACCCGATGGCTTTTAGCAATCAATTGCTCGCTGGTAGGATCCAACAATTTGTGGATGCTGTGCCTGGAATTAATTTCTATGATCGTGGAATTCCCGATGTACCTGCCTATCATAAATTTACCGGCGATCACATTCCCGAGAATTATCTTGAAGCATCCAAAAATTATAAATACGACCAGGTATTTCACCTAGCACCATGGGAAGAAATCTATGCTCAGGATAGCGAGCGCTATGAGAGTTTTAGCCAGGCCAGTGCGATTGATAAGGCGCTTAAAAACTTTTACCGTGGATTGGGTTATGATTTAATCACCATACCTCAAACCACAGTAGAAAATCGAATTAACTTCATACTAGACCATGTAAATCTTGAAGCATAA